The following proteins are co-located in the Gloeocapsa sp. PCC 7428 genome:
- a CDS encoding DUF433 domain-containing protein produces the protein MSYRDIITIEPDKRGGKPCIRRMRITVYDVLGWLAAGMSHAEILDDFPELTEADIRACLEFAADREHRLVAAVGAA, from the coding sequence ATGAGCTATCGCGACATCATTACTATAGAACCCGACAAACGAGGTGGTAAACCCTGTATTCGACGCATGAGAATCACCGTTTACGACGTTCTCGGTTGGCTAGCAGCGGGTATGTCTCACGCTGAGATCCTAGATGACTTTCCTGAGTTGACAGAAGCAGATATTAGGGCTTGTTTAGAATTTGCTGCTGATCGAGAGCATCGTCTCGTGGCTGCGGTTGGTGCGGCTTGA
- a CDS encoding NAD(P)-dependent alcohol dehydrogenase, translating to MKAIVCTKYGSPDVLELQEVEKPTPKSNEVLVRVYASSVTAADCMMRKGTPFYGRLFLGLMKPNISITGTGFAGVIEAIGEEVKLFKEGDSVFGETGVGFSTNAEYVCLPEEGLLATLPNNMTYEEAASICDGALTSWSFLKDIGKIQSGQSVLINGASGSLGSAAVQIAKYFGAKVTGVCSTTNLEMVKSLGADKVIDYTKEDFTKTDQTYDIIFDTVGKSSFSHCQGSLKAQGGYLSPVLIPLLLQMMWTSNESKKAKFSATGLRPISELRGLLNELKEVIEAGKMKLVMDKSYPLEQTAEAHRYIDKGHKKGNVVITVKHNKS from the coding sequence ATGAAAGCAATTGTCTGCACGAAATATGGATCGCCAGATGTTCTTGAACTGCAAGAAGTTGAAAAACCTACTCCCAAGAGCAATGAGGTATTGGTAAGAGTCTATGCCTCAAGCGTAACGGCTGCCGATTGCATGATGCGCAAGGGAACCCCTTTTTATGGCAGGTTATTTCTTGGTCTGATGAAACCTAATATTTCAATCACTGGAACTGGGTTTGCTGGAGTAATTGAAGCGATTGGCGAAGAAGTAAAGCTTTTTAAAGAAGGCGACTCCGTATTTGGAGAAACTGGCGTGGGTTTCAGTACAAATGCTGAGTATGTGTGTTTGCCTGAAGAGGGTTTATTGGCAACATTACCAAACAATATGACTTATGAAGAAGCCGCCTCCATTTGTGATGGCGCTTTAACCTCATGGAGTTTCCTGAAAGATATTGGCAAAATTCAGAGTGGACAAAGCGTTTTAATTAATGGGGCTTCTGGTAGTTTAGGAAGCGCTGCGGTACAGATTGCTAAATACTTTGGGGCAAAAGTGACTGGCGTATGCAGTACGACGAACTTAGAGATGGTGAAGTCTCTGGGGGCTGACAAAGTTATTGATTACACAAAAGAAGATTTTACTAAAACTGATCAGACCTATGACATTATTTTTGATACGGTTGGTAAGAGTTCGTTTTCACATTGCCAAGGTTCGCTAAAAGCTCAAGGAGGCTATCTTTCACCAGTTCTCATACCGCTTCTATTGCAAATGATGTGGACTTCAAATGAAAGCAAAAAAGCGAAGTTTTCTGCCACAGGTTTGCGACCAATTTCAGAGCTTCGAGGTCTCCTCAATGAACTAAAGGAGGTTATTGAGGCAGGAAAGATGAAATTGGTTATGGATAAAAGTTATCCTTTAGAACAAACTGCCGAGGCTCATAGATATATCGACAAAGGACACAAAAAGGGAAACGTAGTCATAACTGTCAAGCACAACAAAAGCTAA
- a CDS encoding 3-isopropylmalate dehydratase large subunit, with translation MTLTEKILAKASNRKVVEPGENIWVDVDVLMTHDVCGPGTIGVFKREFGEDAKVWDAEKIVLIPDHYIFTADERANRNVDILREFAQEQGIKYFYDITDRANFKANPDYKGVCHIALAQEGHTRPGEVLFGTDSHTCNAGAFGQFATGIGNTDAGFIMGTGKLLIKVPATMRFVLNGEMPDYLLAKDLILQIIGDISVSGATYRTMEFAGEAVQRMTMEERMTLCNMAIEAGGKNGTIAPDETTYEYVRARTDKPFESFYTDSDAKFYSDRTYDVSQLEPVVAKPHSPDNRALARECRDVKIDRVYIGSCTGGKTTDFVNAARILKGHQVKVPTYIVPATQKVYEDLFTYKYDGQTLSEIFLNSGCIEPAAPSCAACLGGPKDTFGRMNKPEVCVSTTNRNFPGRMGEKTAQIYLASPYTAAASALTGYVTDPREFLG, from the coding sequence ATGACCCTCACAGAAAAAATTTTGGCTAAAGCTTCAAATCGAAAGGTTGTCGAACCAGGAGAAAATATCTGGGTTGATGTTGATGTCTTAATGACGCACGATGTTTGCGGTCCTGGTACGATTGGCGTATTCAAGCGCGAATTTGGCGAGGATGCGAAAGTTTGGGATGCAGAGAAAATTGTTTTGATTCCCGACCACTATATTTTCACCGCCGACGAACGCGCGAATCGTAACGTTGATATTCTCCGTGAATTTGCGCAAGAGCAAGGTATTAAATATTTTTATGATATTACTGATCGTGCTAACTTCAAAGCCAATCCAGATTACAAAGGCGTTTGTCACATTGCTTTAGCTCAAGAAGGTCATACTCGTCCTGGTGAAGTCTTATTTGGTACCGATTCGCATACTTGCAATGCGGGTGCTTTTGGTCAATTTGCCACAGGGATCGGCAATACCGACGCGGGTTTCATCATGGGAACTGGTAAGCTATTAATTAAAGTTCCGGCAACAATGCGGTTTGTTCTCAATGGCGAAATGCCAGATTACTTGTTGGCAAAAGATTTGATTTTGCAAATCATTGGCGATATTAGCGTTTCGGGTGCAACTTACCGCACAATGGAATTTGCAGGCGAAGCCGTGCAACGGATGACGATGGAAGAACGGATGACGCTGTGCAATATGGCGATCGAAGCTGGTGGAAAGAATGGCACGATCGCACCCGATGAAACAACGTATGAGTACGTCCGCGCGCGGACTGATAAACCTTTTGAGTCGTTTTACACCGATAGCGATGCGAAGTTTTATAGCGATCGCACCTACGATGTCTCGCAACTCGAACCCGTTGTCGCCAAACCGCATTCACCAGACAACCGCGCTTTAGCACGAGAATGTCGCGATGTCAAGATAGATCGCGTGTATATTGGTTCGTGTACTGGAGGCAAAACCACCGATTTTGTCAACGCTGCTAGAATCCTCAAAGGTCATCAAGTCAAAGTTCCTACATACATCGTTCCCGCAACGCAAAAAGTCTACGAAGACTTGTTTACATACAAATACGACGGACAAACGCTTTCTGAAATCTTCCTCAATTCTGGTTGCATCGAACCGGCTGCACCTTCGTGCGCGGCGTGTCTCGGAGGACCTAAAGACACATTTGGACGCATGAACAAACCCGAAGTCTGCGTTTCCACAACTAACCGCAACTTCCCTGGGCGCATGGGTGAAAAAACTGCGCAAATTTATCTTGCTTCGCCTTACACTGCTGCTGCTTCGGCATTGACAGGTTACGTCACCGATCCGCGTGAATTTTTGGGTTGA
- a CDS encoding type II toxin-antitoxin system RelE/ParE family toxin — protein MKSRTTTQFRKAFADLPEQVQEQAREAYRQFKQDPNYPSLRFKKVHPELPIYSARISKNYRAVGQLDGDAVIWFWVGSHAEYDKLISQL, from the coding sequence GTGAAGTCACGCACCACCACCCAATTCCGTAAAGCATTTGCCGATCTACCTGAGCAAGTTCAAGAGCAAGCACGTGAAGCGTATCGCCAATTCAAACAAGATCCCAATTATCCAAGTTTACGTTTCAAAAAGGTGCATCCAGAATTACCAATTTATTCTGCTCGGATCAGTAAAAATTATCGGGCAGTTGGACAGTTAGATGGAGATGCGGTCATTTGGTTTTGGGTCGGTTCACACGCAGAGTATGACAAGTTAATCTCCCAGTTGTAG
- a CDS encoding DNA-3-methyladenine glycosylase produces MTQAVAELTQRDRDLASIVEKWGHPPNWERETGFVGLVRTIIGQQLSIASAKAIFTRLSQLVPLTPANFLQLDDAQLQAAGLSQRKILYCRELARAIATNVIDLDELALLDDASVRSQLRQIKGIGDWTVDIYLLMCLQRPDAFPSGDLALAIAYQKLKRLPKRPTPVELEAVSEKWKPWRAVAARILWHYYLMQNKA; encoded by the coding sequence ATGACTCAAGCAGTCGCAGAACTTACACAACGCGATCGCGATCTAGCAAGCATTGTTGAAAAATGGGGACATCCACCCAACTGGGAACGCGAGACAGGTTTTGTGGGATTGGTGCGCACCATTATTGGACAACAACTATCGATAGCATCTGCCAAAGCAATTTTCACGCGCTTATCGCAGCTTGTACCGCTAACACCCGCAAACTTTTTACAGTTAGATGATGCGCAACTGCAAGCAGCAGGATTGAGTCAGCGCAAAATATTGTATTGTCGAGAATTAGCACGAGCGATCGCAACTAACGTCATTGATTTAGACGAACTAGCGCTGCTGGATGATGCAAGTGTACGCTCTCAACTACGACAAATCAAAGGCATCGGTGACTGGACAGTTGATATTTATTTACTTATGTGCTTACAACGTCCTGATGCGTTTCCCAGCGGCGATTTAGCACTAGCCATTGCGTATCAAAAACTTAAACGTTTACCAAAGCGCCCAACTCCAGTTGAACTCGAAGCAGTTTCTGAGAAATGGAAACCGTGGCGGGCAGTTGCTGCGCGAATTCTCTGGCATTATTATCTCATGCAAAACAAGGCTTAA
- a CDS encoding pentapeptide repeat-containing protein, with protein sequence MKDQPKIPADKIPEIFDRAARLYAEKNQSYSVEEIIQAGLEARIPPEYIQKAIAQVQAQPSYKQPRKFQFSNFPLNAIAIAAAFILGSLLTATVAGIQPTQNQQIATQVGFLETDLERANLKKVNLRDRDLSYTNFTKAKLEKADLSGSNLSHTNLSRAKLRNANLSGANLSNADLSRADLRNANLIGANLDGANLSRAKLEGAIMPDGLRYR encoded by the coding sequence ATGAAAGATCAACCCAAAATTCCCGCAGATAAAATACCAGAAATATTCGATCGGGCTGCGCGATTATATGCGGAAAAAAACCAAAGCTACTCGGTTGAAGAAATCATCCAAGCAGGGTTAGAGGCGAGAATTCCACCCGAATATATCCAAAAAGCGATCGCCCAAGTTCAAGCACAGCCAAGTTACAAACAACCACGCAAATTCCAATTTAGCAATTTTCCGCTCAATGCGATCGCGATTGCAGCAGCATTTATCTTAGGCAGTCTACTGACAGCAACCGTTGCGGGAATCCAACCAACACAAAATCAACAAATAGCAACTCAAGTAGGCTTCTTAGAAACCGATTTAGAACGAGCTAATTTAAAGAAAGTAAACCTCAGAGACAGAGATTTAAGTTATACTAACTTCACCAAAGCTAAACTAGAAAAAGCTGACCTAAGCGGATCAAATTTAAGTCATACTAATCTATCACGCGCCAAGCTCAGAAATGCTAATTTGAGCGGTGCTAATTTAAGTAATGCTGATTTGTCACGCGCCGATTTAAGAAATGCTAACTTGATAGGCGCTAATTTGGATGGTGCAAACTTATCCCGTGCAAAGCTTGAAGGCGCAATCATGCCTGACGGACTAAGATATCGGTAA
- a CDS encoding TetR/AcrR family transcriptional regulator, with the protein MANSPLRNSHSALNYLNEVGVLAAQIESEPVGSGNTKREQILQGAMQVFLKQGYAKTSMDRVAATAGVSKQTIYSHFQDKEGLFVALIERVTIRSFLSEFQNPFEGEPQTVLQRIAEKFLAKMDDQEYIAFFRLVIAESARFPELAQLYTRTVVQFGFRNLSAYFEAHPELKIADTEATARIFLGSLVAFVLAQEVLYGKQTMPMEKERLISSLINCVLCQA; encoded by the coding sequence ATGGCTAACTCCCCACTGAGAAATTCGCATTCAGCACTAAACTACCTCAATGAAGTCGGTGTATTAGCCGCGCAGATTGAGTCAGAACCCGTAGGAAGTGGCAATACTAAGCGCGAACAGATTTTGCAAGGCGCGATGCAGGTTTTTCTCAAACAAGGTTATGCCAAAACAAGCATGGATCGCGTTGCTGCTACCGCAGGTGTATCCAAGCAGACGATTTATAGTCACTTTCAAGATAAAGAAGGATTGTTCGTCGCGTTGATTGAGCGCGTGACGATTCGTAGCTTCTTGTCTGAGTTTCAAAATCCGTTTGAAGGCGAACCACAAACCGTATTGCAAAGAATTGCGGAGAAGTTTTTAGCTAAAATGGATGACCAAGAATATATCGCCTTTTTTCGGTTAGTTATTGCTGAATCGGCGCGGTTTCCTGAATTAGCACAACTTTATACGCGCACAGTTGTCCAATTTGGCTTTCGCAATTTGAGTGCTTACTTTGAAGCGCATCCAGAACTTAAGATTGCTGATACCGAAGCAACAGCGCGTATCTTCCTTGGTTCTTTGGTTGCTTTTGTGTTAGCGCAAGAAGTTTTGTACGGTAAGCAGACTATGCCAATGGAAAAAGAGCGCTTGATTAGTAGTTTGATTAATTGCGTTTTGTGTCAAGCATAG